CAGGGAAAGATATTTTGTTGTCAGTTGTCAACATTTTAGTGTGGCAGACTTTTTCATGTTTACTAGGATGAGTAGTGTGTAGACAGTGATATTGATGTaaataatcattaaaataatgtaatGGTTGAACAATACATGTAGATTATTTTACATTCGAGGTTAAGAGATTTCTATGTCATCATAGACATGTATACCCATCCTTgtgccatacatacataccagtaacattttcaaatgaccttatCAAtcagaaatgtaatatttatatcagaaaaaaaaagttgccataACCGAGACTTCTTTGTCACAGATGGTTTCGTTTTGGTCGTGGATTGTTTTGCTGAGCAAATCCTTTCTCCATATACAGTACTTTGCCGTAGCtttttttgcaattcttttatGTTTGAGTTGTTCTTActtgtcttttgtttttgtcataGATGGTAAACAGGTTGAGATACCGTCAGTGTTTGTTGGTGAAAATACCGGACTTGAACTCAGGGAAAGATATACCTACCAGAAAGGGTGAGCTTTGCATTCTCATGATTTCACACCGTTTTTCCTGTCACAATACTCTTGAACTGGAAGTCTTGAAATAATAGAAGAAGTGCATGTTCACAAACAATTTCATGACCttcaatattacttttgtgTCCAGATATGCACTTGCTGTAGGGGGTCAAATCACAGTCCAATGGCAATGCACAAAAGAAGCTGGTATTGTATGAAAATGAAGTAACCCTTTGTCTTGATTTCATAGTGAAGCTACATTATTGATGAGCAGCAGATCCAACTGAAACAGAAGTTGTGACAGATATTATTAAAAATGAGTGACTCATACATTCAAGTTGATCTTGCAGATGTAGATTTTCAAGAATATCTGAGTCATCGGTTGTTATCCGTTGTTTCCATTTACTTAATCTGAACAAATTTCCAGGAAATGTCCACGACTGTTCTATTGAGTGCATAGGCCATGTTGATCTTATCCCTACGTTGTTTTCTCATCTGATTCCCCTCAGGTTCACAGTGACGCTGACGCCTGATTTCACGATACCACTCAATTATTACCTGCTACCATTCGCTATAATAGTGGGCATATGTTTTGTTCTCATGGTCATCTTTATGGTAAGTACCTACAGAGTACTCCTCAGTTTTAAGCATGAAGAAAAGAAGAGGAACTGATTGAGAAAACAGTAAGAAAAACTCAATACGTCTGGGCTGCCTGTGGTGCATATTGGAATTTTACGCGGCAGCCCTCAGTCCTTGGTTCTGGCATTGATATGTGTTGACATTGGTGATATCTATATCTATGGTGCCAGTCTGTTTTTCTCCTTTCAAAAGTTGTGACTAGTTCCCCAGTAATTGTTCAATTTACTGAGAAGAAAGCTGATAAAAAAACTGCCctttaacttgttcacccccaAATCCAAGTGGACCGGtacaaaatcaccattgataacaatgggtttgggccaaaccacggtggtgaaagggttaagtatgTGGTTGTGTTAAAGTGAGACTCTACACTGAGATCTCTCTCTTTCTGTTTCGTCAGATTGCCAAGTTCATACGTGACAGAAGGCGACTCCGAAGGTCAAGACTGTCCAGGGAACATCTTAAGAAACTACCAACCCAGAAATTCAAGAAAGGTGAGGGCTATTAGGATTTGAATGTTATGATAGTGATGATGGAGAATGCCCTTCTTTTCATTcctaacaaaaaatgaaaagagcTGATCAAACCGTTTTGAATATATTAAACCTGGACATATGGGATGAAAAATCCTGTAAATTTGTCATCTGATAAAGAAGATTATCATTTCTtgagacattttgaaaatttcttgaaaaaagCCACTGTCACATGCTCTGCAGGGatactttgtgtgtgtgtgtgtgtgtgtgtgtgtgtgtgtgtgtgtgattttaTATGTGTTGTTACTGAAAGCCTCTATTAGCTGTGAATATCATATTTTCACTCTGTGAAAATGAACTTTGTATAGATTCACGTATGTTGTTACTGCATACCAATGCTAGAGTTTATTAACCTTGCTGACATTGGGAGGTAAAAGTGACTTCATTTCAGTCAGTCAGACACGCTATGGAAGGATCCAGTTTGCCTAAAGCTTATCTGCaaattgcatatttcaggaGACGTATATGATGTCTGTGCCATCTGTCTGGATGAATATGAAGATGGGGAAAAACTGAGAATTCTGCCTTGCTCTCACGGTGAGTACTACGCAAGATTTGAGCGAAAAAATATACCTTACAAGGAATGATGGAGTAACTATGTTAATTGGATGACTGTAGAAAGATTGAAAATCATAAATGATTTACAGCACAAACAAGTATAGATAATTTCTGTGCACTTACTGAAAAGGTTGGTTTTCAACTTGCCAAAAGTTACATTGTAAATTGGTGCTTCAGATTTGCACTGTAGAAAGAAACTTATGATTATTCCTGTATTTGGTACAAATTActgtaaattattttatgacaGAAGTGAATCCATTGCAAATATTGATATTAGAGGTATAATATTGTCATCAAAGTGCAAAGGAGATAGTTCACAATGGTATTCACAATGTGTAAGAAGAACCCCAGTATAGAGGTCAAACTTTACCACAGAGGTCAGTAGGGCTAGactgaggtcaaaggtgaaaggGTGACATTTGTGAACAGATTTAGCAGATGTATTCTATCCTGCAGTTAGTACATCTGCTACATGTATTCATTTCCTGTGAAGAGGGTGTCATATTgtggaattttcaaatttgtttgatGCTAGTCGTAacttttaacctgttcatccccaattccctgtaatcAAGTCCATGCATACCCTTtgtaacaatgggtttggaccaaaccatggcggtgaaagggttgaagatgTACATATCGTGGTGCACTCTGGCTTAATTTGGTTTTCTTCATTGCTCCGCAGCCTATCACTGCAAGTGTGTGGATCCATGGCTGACAGGCAACAAGCGCACCTGCCCAGTCTGCAAACGTAAAGTCATTCCCGGAGATGACATAGACTCCTCAGATGAGTCGGATGACGATGACAGTGATCCCAGCGAGAACACACCGCTGCTTGTCGCCACCATGTCGACGATGACCACAGCACGCTCTGGCGCAATGGGCACCACACCGGCCTCCGTACAGACCAGGATGTCCTCCTCCTACTCCTCCACATCCTCGGAGACAGGCGACAGCGACAGTTACCATTCAAGTAGCGACTCAGAGGAGCCAAGGCGACACAGGGTGTCATCCGTTGCCAGCACTCCGAGTCAGTATTCAACATCAAGCTCAGATTCTGCATCCCAAGCGCAAGGCAGTTCGAGGCAAGATTTGATTGTGTAGACATCGCCAAATGGTTTCCACCGTCACTCAGTTGAAATGCTGTCGATTCACTGATATGATCCAAGAGCAGCACATCAGCAACATCTTTATCCAAGATTtcgtgaaaatttgtatatctGACTCTGAATACGGACAACAAGATAGTCCAATAAACGATATATCAAAAGTggaaaagtgacattttttgaTAAACACTTTGTTTTTCTAGATGTTGATGGACATCAGTTCCACTATTATACATATAACAAACCGGGTATTCAAAAACCGTCATCTCATCCATGaagcatatgtatttcatgattttttaacaatctGCAGAATATTGCATGCAGACCAAAAAACCAAGGGATATGGAGTTTGTACTACCAGCATTTTCAGAAGGCTATATTCTTCATTGGCTCTGTAAGTGTGAAGTTATATTCTGCCTAAACTTTGAAGTGCAAACATTGACTGGTAAACTTTAGTGGGTAAAATATAATTCTGAACACCGGTTGTTATTTATGTGGTAGTATTGACTGGAAGATctgtcgcttgagggcgctctttacgctttcccccacccccccccc
Above is a window of Ptychodera flava strain L36383 chromosome 19, AS_Pfla_20210202, whole genome shotgun sequence DNA encoding:
- the LOC139118856 gene encoding E3 ubiquitin-protein ligase RNF13-like; this encodes MPPYSTSIPSSVTTLYIFTVVNLLALFHVTCVDADVIVTSAENKTKRYDDMPSNFGYALPPGGMTGLLVEAEPIHGCKEIAPPPKNMTLPFFVIMQRSGCDFDLMVLNAQKGGYRAAIVHNVNSNNIFPMNPNKYGKQVEIPSVFVGENTGLELRERYTYQKGFTVTLTPDFTIPLNYYLLPFAIIVGICFVLMVIFMIAKFIRDRRRLRRSRLSREHLKKLPTQKFKKGDVYDVCAICLDEYEDGEKLRILPCSHAYHCKCVDPWLTGNKRTCPVCKRKVIPGDDIDSSDESDDDDSDPSENTPLLVATMSTMTTARSGAMGTTPASVQTRMSSSYSSTSSETGDSDSYHSSSDSEEPRRHRVSSVASTPSQYSTSSSDSASQAQGSSRQDLIV